Proteins encoded in a region of the Gemmatimonadota bacterium genome:
- a CDS encoding aminotransferase class V-fold PLP-dependent enzyme: MAKQRQASGRKKAAKDSRTGRTKQSARMAGTIEDLDGILAGAGPAEVGNETYWQAVRAQFPYNGSIHYTNNGTIGILPHMVLQAQIAVLKETEIQDGDTGGVAYPAPHEAHEKLAALINAEPSEVAITRNSTESMNIIALGLDLKPEDEILTTTHEHYGGWSCWQHRHAQFGNPIRKLDLYDPPEDEDEIVRLFEEAIRPETRVLSFCHVTCTTAWRLPVRRICAMARERGLITVVDGAQSVGMIGVDVKDLGGDFYVSSTHKWLFTPKGTGLLYVDDAAQDKIGLGYYTGGGRPTARRFENNASQSHAPLVGFAVAVDFHNAIGTSLVEDRGAAMAKWLKTRLSDIPGVRVWTPMSRALSASMVSFSIAGMTSSDVGTPLRERYRVHSRGLYEGGYHGARISCAMHNSYEEMERVARAVGEIASNRC; this comes from the coding sequence ATGGCAAAACAGCGTCAGGCTTCCGGACGGAAAAAGGCGGCGAAAGACAGCCGTACGGGACGGACCAAGCAGTCCGCGAGGATGGCGGGCACCATCGAAGATCTGGACGGGATACTGGCCGGCGCAGGACCGGCCGAGGTGGGCAACGAGACGTACTGGCAGGCCGTGCGGGCCCAGTTTCCCTATAACGGTTCCATACACTACACCAACAACGGGACGATCGGCATCCTGCCCCACATGGTCCTGCAGGCCCAGATCGCGGTCCTGAAGGAGACGGAGATCCAGGACGGGGATACCGGGGGCGTCGCCTATCCGGCGCCGCACGAGGCCCACGAGAAGCTGGCCGCGCTGATCAACGCGGAACCGTCCGAGGTCGCCATCACGAGGAATTCGACCGAGAGCATGAACATCATCGCCCTCGGCCTCGACCTGAAACCGGAAGACGAGATCCTGACGACGACCCACGAGCACTACGGCGGCTGGTCCTGCTGGCAGCACCGGCACGCACAATTCGGCAACCCGATCAGGAAGCTCGACCTGTACGATCCGCCGGAAGACGAGGACGAGATCGTCCGGCTGTTCGAGGAAGCCATCCGGCCGGAGACCCGCGTGCTCAGCTTCTGCCACGTCACCTGCACGACGGCCTGGCGCCTGCCCGTCCGGAGAATCTGCGCCATGGCCCGTGAGCGCGGGCTCATCACCGTCGTTGACGGGGCACAGTCGGTGGGCATGATCGGGGTCGACGTGAAGGATCTCGGCGGCGATTTCTATGTGAGCAGCACGCACAAGTGGCTGTTTACGCCCAAGGGCACGGGCCTGCTGTACGTAGATGACGCCGCCCAGGACAAGATCGGACTGGGATACTACACGGGCGGCGGCCGGCCGACGGCGAGGCGGTTCGAGAACAACGCGTCCCAGAGTCACGCGCCGCTGGTGGGATTCGCCGTGGCCGTGGACTTCCACAACGCCATCGGCACCAGCCTGGTCGAGGACCGCGGCGCGGCCATGGCAAAATGGCTCAAGACACGTCTGTCCGACATTCCCGGCGTCCGTGTCTGGACGCCGATGAGCCGCGCACTGTCCGCGTCCATGGTATCCTTTTCCATCGCCGGCATGACCTCCTCAGACGTGGGCACGCCGCTCCGGGAAAGGTACCGGGTCCACAGCCGCGGTCTCTACGAAGGGGGCTATCACGGCGCACGCATTTCCTGCGCCATGCACAACAGCTATGAAGAAATGGAGCGAGTCGCCCGCGCCGTGGGAGAAATCGCGTCGAATCGGTGCTAG
- a CDS encoding thiamine pyrophosphate-dependent enzyme codes for MARMRITGDQAIAFGALQSGVAVAASYPGSPSSSTIEFLRRFSESHGLYVEWSTNEKVAFETAVGASIGGVPALMGCKGVGFNVALDTVMVANLTDVGAGLVILLGDDPGAWATQNDQDTRPIAWGSELPMLEPATPSEGITVTREAFRLSREMQMPVIVRITKTYGALEEEVEAPEIPPAAPVRPHAFERHPMRWVSVPGNAVQLHRRLHERVDKVALQFESTDFNQVTGTGKTGIIAAGVIHTKLMDVLRGVDSSGLSILKLSTLWPLPTGQITRFLRSTDKVLVLEENEPFLETLIKSVSYDAKLSTPISGKQDGAVSREGELFRGQIAEALAGFVPGFKPDRDFPPQAEHKDLPSESGLPANCPYTPVFEILRELSVRSGLSPVYVVDPGCAIKIATPPFEMLDVKYSMGSSIGIASGLVLAGVTDPVIAVVGDSDFFHLSANALFNVAHQGSDLLILILDNATTALSGFQGTPNLGGSEPGRVTMPLSIDSIVEACPVSLNETIDPLDVARARDVIGRGLRQTGVRVIIARSPCPYIEDGHCPGYSAKGAETAVFTSSP; via the coding sequence ATGGCCCGGATGCGTATCACCGGTGACCAGGCCATCGCGTTCGGCGCGCTGCAGTCGGGCGTCGCGGTGGCGGCGAGCTATCCTGGTTCACCGAGCAGCAGTACCATCGAGTTTCTGCGCCGTTTTTCGGAGAGCCACGGGCTGTACGTGGAATGGTCCACCAACGAGAAGGTCGCCTTCGAAACGGCGGTGGGCGCTTCCATCGGCGGCGTCCCGGCCCTGATGGGCTGCAAGGGCGTCGGGTTCAATGTCGCCCTGGATACCGTCATGGTGGCCAACCTGACGGACGTGGGCGCCGGTCTCGTCATCCTGCTCGGGGACGATCCAGGCGCCTGGGCCACCCAGAACGACCAGGACACCCGGCCGATCGCCTGGGGTAGTGAACTGCCCATGCTGGAACCGGCGACGCCCTCCGAAGGGATCACGGTGACGCGGGAAGCCTTCCGCCTGTCCCGCGAGATGCAGATGCCCGTCATCGTGCGCATCACGAAGACGTACGGCGCGCTGGAAGAAGAAGTGGAAGCCCCGGAAATACCCCCCGCGGCTCCCGTGCGGCCCCATGCCTTCGAACGGCATCCCATGCGGTGGGTATCGGTGCCCGGAAACGCCGTGCAGTTGCACCGCCGGCTGCATGAACGCGTTGATAAAGTCGCCCTGCAGTTCGAATCCACGGACTTCAACCAGGTCACCGGCACGGGGAAGACCGGCATCATCGCCGCGGGTGTGATCCACACCAAGTTGATGGATGTGCTTCGAGGGGTGGATTCCTCCGGCCTGTCCATCCTCAAGCTGTCCACCCTGTGGCCGCTGCCCACCGGTCAGATCACCCGCTTTCTTCGGTCCACCGATAAGGTCCTGGTCCTGGAAGAGAACGAACCCTTTCTTGAAACGTTGATTAAATCGGTCTCCTATGACGCGAAGCTCTCGACGCCGATCAGCGGCAAACAGGACGGGGCCGTTTCGCGGGAAGGGGAGTTGTTCCGCGGGCAGATCGCGGAGGCCCTGGCCGGTTTCGTCCCCGGATTCAAGCCGGACCGCGACTTCCCGCCACAGGCCGAACACAAGGACCTGCCCAGTGAGTCGGGCCTGCCGGCGAACTGTCCTTATACGCCCGTGTTTGAGATCCTGCGTGAATTGAGCGTCCGATCCGGTCTGTCGCCGGTGTACGTGGTGGACCCTGGTTGCGCGATCAAGATCGCCACCCCGCCCTTCGAGATGCTCGACGTGAAGTACTCCATGGGATCGAGCATCGGCATTGCATCGGGTCTCGTCCTGGCCGGTGTGACCGACCCCGTGATCGCCGTCGTAGGGGATTCCGACTTCTTTCACCTGAGCGCCAACGCGCTCTTCAACGTGGCCCACCAGGGATCTGATCTGCTCATCCTCATCCTGGACAACGCCACGACGGCCCTGTCCGGGTTTCAGGGTACGCCCAACCTGGGAGGCTCCGAACCGGGCCGCGTGACGATGCCGCTCAGTATCGACAGTATCGTGGAAGCCTGCCCGGTCTCGCTGAACGAGACCATCGATCCCTTGGACGTGGCCCGGGCACGCGACGTGATCGGGCGGGGCCTGCGCCAAACGGGCGTCCGCGTGATCATCGCCCGGAGTCCCTGTCCCTACATCGAGGACGGGCACTGCCCGGGCTATAGCGCCAAGGGCGCCGAGACCGCCGTTTTCACGTCGAGCCCATGA
- a CDS encoding STAS domain-containing protein, with translation MNESRINGVPVIELVGSFLGDPEVSAFHDRVRALKAEGTNSAVVDLGRLNLISSSGVGALVGSAKTLREAGGDLKLANLSERTHNVLVVVTRLDAVFNIFESAEDAAASF, from the coding sequence ATGAACGAAAGCAGGATTAACGGAGTACCGGTTATCGAGCTCGTCGGCAGCTTCCTGGGCGATCCCGAAGTGTCCGCATTTCATGACCGCGTAAGGGCGTTGAAGGCCGAAGGCACCAACAGTGCCGTCGTCGACCTGGGCAGGTTGAACCTCATCAGCAGTTCGGGCGTCGGCGCGCTCGTGGGCAGTGCCAAGACCCTCCGTGAAGCCGGAGGCGACCTGAAGCTGGCCAACCTGAGTGAACGGACCCACAACGTGCTGGTTGTCGTCACTCGCCTGGACGCCGTTTTCAACATATTCGAATCGGCGGAGGACGCCGCGGCAAGTTTCTGA
- a CDS encoding aminotransferase class V-fold PLP-dependent enzyme, translating to MNLDRIRQEFPVVHHCTYLNHAAVGTLPTRARDAVRAYVDDFNEHAASNYRDWESAIETTRSRAARLINARPEQIAFVKNTTEGLCLAANGIDWRSGDNVVLNDLEFPSNVYPWYNLAQYGVETRMVESVDGRLTVDSIAERIDGRTRAVSISHVEFGNGFRNDLAAIGALCREKGICFVVDAIQSLGQTPVDLEEMSIDLLTADGHKWLLSPEGIGIFYCAPHQTERLRLYEVGWNSVADAGNYDAYDPTPAPTARRFECGSHNTLGIHALGASLDLLLEVGIEVVQERLRLLTDRLVDGLRTAGYRVLSPRGASEWSGIVTFDSPVHETEALHRTLRSHQIIGARRGGGIRISPHFYNTEEEVLRVVDALPGH from the coding sequence TTGAACCTGGACCGCATCCGACAGGAATTCCCTGTCGTCCATCACTGCACCTATCTGAACCACGCGGCGGTCGGCACGTTGCCCACGCGCGCCCGGGATGCGGTGCGCGCCTACGTGGACGACTTCAACGAGCACGCCGCCTCCAACTATCGCGACTGGGAATCCGCCATCGAGACGACCCGGTCGCGGGCCGCCCGCCTCATTAACGCCAGACCTGAACAGATCGCCTTCGTCAAGAATACGACCGAAGGCCTGTGTCTCGCCGCCAACGGCATCGACTGGCGTTCAGGCGACAACGTGGTCCTGAACGACCTGGAATTCCCCTCGAACGTATATCCCTGGTACAATCTTGCCCAATACGGCGTGGAAACACGGATGGTCGAATCCGTGGACGGCCGGCTCACGGTAGATTCGATCGCGGAAAGGATCGATGGGCGGACGCGCGCCGTCTCCATCAGCCACGTCGAGTTCGGCAACGGATTCCGCAACGACCTTGCGGCGATCGGTGCGCTGTGCCGTGAGAAAGGCATCTGTTTCGTCGTCGATGCCATACAGTCCCTCGGACAGACGCCGGTGGACTTGGAGGAGATGTCCATCGACCTCCTCACGGCCGATGGACATAAATGGCTGTTGAGTCCGGAAGGGATCGGAATCTTCTACTGCGCGCCGCACCAGACGGAACGGCTGAGGCTCTACGAAGTGGGATGGAATTCAGTGGCCGACGCTGGCAACTACGATGCCTACGATCCCACGCCGGCGCCGACGGCGCGGCGCTTCGAGTGCGGTTCCCACAATACGCTGGGCATACACGCGCTGGGCGCTTCCCTGGATTTGCTGTTGGAGGTGGGTATCGAGGTAGTGCAGGAGAGGCTGCGCCTGCTGACCGACCGGCTGGTCGACGGGCTGCGCACTGCGGGCTACCGCGTCCTGAGTCCCCGGGGCGCATCCGAGTGGTCGGGCATCGTAACGTTCGACAGCCCGGTACACGAGACCGAAGCCCTGCATCGCACGTTGCGGAGCCACCAGATCATCGGCGCGCGCCGCGGAGGCGGGATTCGCATTTCCCCGCATTTCTACAACACGGAAGAGGAAGTACTTCGCGTCGTGGACGCGCTTCCGGGGCACTGA